Part of the Streptomyces antimycoticus genome, ACAAGGACCTGGTCGGCTCCACCGCCCCCTTCTCGGACGCGGTCGACGCGATGTTCGGCGGGGGCTGGGGCCCCACGCTGATCGCACTGGCCGCCGTGGTGTCCATCGTCGGCGCGCTCAACGGCTGGACCCTGATGAGCGCGCAGGCCCCGTACGCGGCCGCGCGGGACGGGCTCTTCCCGACCGCGTTCGCCACCAGGCGGCGCGGGGTGCCGACCTTCGGCGTCATCGTCGGCGTGCTCCTGGCGTCCCTGCTCACCGTGGTCAACTACACCTCGGGTTCGAGCGGGCTCTTCGAGATCCTCGTGCTGATCACCACCTTCTCGGCGACGGTCCCGTATCTGCTGGCGGCGGGCGCGCAGCTGTACTTCCTGCTGTCCGGGCGCCGCGAGGAGGTGCGGACCGGGCGCTTCGTCCGGGACCTGGTGCTGGCGCTCGCGGGCTTCGGCTTCTCGTTCTGGCTGGTCGCGGGCGCCGGATACGCGGCGGTGTACCAGGGTGTGCTGTTCCTGTTCGCCGGTGTGCTGGTGTACGTGTGGATGGCGGCGCGGCGTACGAGCCGGGCGGAGGGCGCGGAGGCCGTCGACGTCGCGGCGGCAGGTCCGGAGGCCGCGGCGGCCGGTCCGGCGGTCACGGCCGACGGCATCGCCTGAGCGCACCCGCGATCGTCTCGCGGTCCGGGTCAGCGTTACGTGCGTATCGGGTGTAAGCAAGAGATATGCGCGTTCCGCCCGACCTCACCCGCATCGGTGGGGAAACGCGGTCGAGCCGGGCGCTGTTCGGCATCCCGCTCGTCATCATCCTGGCGGTCACGGTGGTCGACCTCCACGCGCCGCCCACCGTCCACCTCGGCCCCTTTCTGATCGCGGCCCCCGCGATCACCGCGTCCTTCGCGGGCGCGGGCGGAACCGCCGTGATCGGGGCCCTCGCCGTGGCGGCTCAGGTCGTCATCGGTGTGTTCCACGGCGGTCTGACGACCCCCAATCACCAGGCGCAGATCCTCGTCCTGATCGTGATCTCGGGGCTGGTGACGAGCTTCCGCTATGCCACCGACCGGCACCGTCGCAAGCTGAGCCAGGTGCGCACGGTGGCCGTGGCGGCGCAGGAGGTGCTGTTGCGGCCGCTGCCCGAACAGGTCGGGAAGCTGAGGATCGCCTCCCTCTATCTCGCGGCCGACGAGGAGGCGCAGATCGGCGGTGATCTGTACGCGGCCGTCCGCACCGAGGGGGCGACCCGGCTGGTGATCGGGGACGTACGGGGGAAAGGGATGGCCGCGATCGGCGACGCGTCCTTGCTGATCGGGGCCTTCCGGGGGTCCGCGTACCGCAACCTCTCGCTGCCGGGCATCGTCGACCACATGGACAGCGCCATGTGCTGGAACTGGCACTACACCGGCGGTACCGAGCGGAACTTCCCGGAGTCCTTTGTGACCGCCGTGGTGCTGGACGTCTATGACGACGGCCCGGTGGCCGGGATGGTGAACTGCGGGCACCCTCCGCCACTGCTGCTGCACCGGGGCGAGGTCGCGATGCTGGAGGTGCGCGACCCCGCGGTGCCGCTGGGCCTGGAGGTGCTGGCGGAGCGGGACTACCCGGTCGAGATGTTCCGCTTCGAGTACGGCGATGTGCTGGTGCTGCACACCGACGGGGTCGTCGAGGCCCGTGACGACAGCGGGGCCTTCTATCCGCTCCCGGAACGGCTCGCGGCCTGGAAGGGCGGCGGCCCACAGGCGCTGGTGGACTATCTCCACG contains:
- a CDS encoding PP2C family protein-serine/threonine phosphatase, giving the protein MRVPPDLTRIGGETRSSRALFGIPLVIILAVTVVDLHAPPTVHLGPFLIAAPAITASFAGAGGTAVIGALAVAAQVVIGVFHGGLTTPNHQAQILVLIVISGLVTSFRYATDRHRRKLSQVRTVAVAAQEVLLRPLPEQVGKLRIASLYLAADEEAQIGGDLYAAVRTEGATRLVIGDVRGKGMAAIGDASLLIGAFRGSAYRNLSLPGIVDHMDSAMCWNWHYTGGTERNFPESFVTAVVLDVYDDGPVAGMVNCGHPPPLLLHRGEVAMLEVRDPAVPLGLEVLAERDYPVEMFRFEYGDVLVLHTDGVVEARDDSGAFYPLPERLAAWKGGGPQALVDYLHADLFRHTDGVVNDDAAIVVIARCA